The following are encoded in a window of Paenibacillus polymyxa genomic DNA:
- a CDS encoding radical SAM protein, producing MSIDNKYKALELENPGIYELEGLEVGVTSNCNFKCDYCCAYQRNDGQCISSKEVIDIIDDIPTLKRVRLSGGEVTLQYEDCLDIVAHCSSKGIATQLNTNASLLSPERIERLRDAGLSNIHISFNFTDADKYAAYYHVHPRMYEKIVQNIRLCTEAKLETVLETLLFAETQNNMPAISEKVYELGVRIHEIQNSIVMDHTNWNAISTKEALIRSVHDLIAHKKDDTVLYFTCMDRFAEALGFKEQPGVYFSNCVDGKKQLHLHGNGDILICELCHPVVIGNIYNGTSLKDIYKNKPKQLQEFLDKLPCPAYDALFPVGSK from the coding sequence GTGAGTATAGACAACAAATATAAAGCACTTGAACTGGAAAATCCAGGCATCTACGAGCTGGAGGGACTGGAAGTCGGGGTTACCTCCAATTGCAATTTCAAGTGTGATTACTGCTGTGCGTATCAGCGGAACGACGGGCAATGCATCAGCAGCAAAGAGGTCATTGATATTATTGATGACATTCCAACGTTAAAACGTGTGCGACTGTCCGGGGGAGAAGTGACCTTGCAATATGAGGATTGTCTGGACATCGTGGCTCACTGTTCAAGCAAGGGCATCGCTACCCAGCTCAACACCAATGCCAGCTTGCTCAGCCCTGAACGAATTGAGAGACTGCGTGATGCAGGACTTTCCAATATTCATATCTCCTTCAACTTCACGGATGCCGATAAGTATGCAGCCTATTATCATGTACATCCTCGCATGTATGAGAAAATTGTACAGAATATTCGGTTATGTACCGAAGCCAAGCTAGAAACGGTGCTGGAGACGTTGCTGTTTGCAGAGACGCAGAACAACATGCCAGCCATTAGTGAAAAGGTATATGAACTCGGTGTGCGCATCCATGAAATCCAAAACAGTATCGTAATGGATCATACGAACTGGAACGCTATTTCTACCAAGGAAGCGCTCATTCGGTCCGTTCATGACCTGATTGCACATAAAAAGGACGATACTGTGTTGTATTTCACCTGTATGGACCGTTTTGCAGAAGCACTGGGCTTCAAGGAGCAGCCGGGTGTTTATTTTTCCAACTGCGTTGATGGTAAAAAACAGCTCCATCTTCACGGGAACGGGGACATCCTGATCTGTGAGCTATGCCACCCTGTGGTCATCGGCAATATTTATAATGGAACATCCCTAAAGGATATTTACAAAAATAAACCGAAGCAGCTTCAGGAGTTTCTCGATAAACTGCCTTGTCCTGCATATGATGCGCTTTTTCCTGTAGGAAGCAAGTAG
- a CDS encoding LLM class flavin-dependent oxidoreductase: protein MEIGISTFVETTPDPQTGEVISHAQRIREVVEEIVLADQVGLDVYGVGEHHRKDYAASAPAVILAAAAAQTQRIRLTSAVTVLSSDDPVRVFQDFATLDGISNGRAEIMAGRGSFIESFPLFGYDLDNYDELFDEKLELLLKIRESEKVTWKGGHRPVINNLGVYPRPVQNPLPVWIGSGGNQESVVRAGLLGLPLVLAIIGGSPVQFAPLVELYKKAARHAGHDASLLPVASHSHGFIAETTELAADKFFPSTQQSMNVLGRERGWGPYTRSSFDAARSFEGALYVGDSDTVAKKIIHLRKQVGITRFLLHVPVGTMPHDDVMRAIELLGTEVAPRVREEISKWESESK from the coding sequence GTGGAGATAGGGATAAGCACGTTTGTAGAAACAACGCCGGATCCCCAAACGGGTGAGGTCATCAGTCATGCACAACGAATACGTGAAGTTGTCGAGGAGATTGTGCTTGCAGATCAGGTAGGGCTGGATGTGTACGGCGTAGGGGAGCATCATCGTAAAGATTATGCAGCATCTGCTCCGGCTGTTATCCTCGCTGCTGCTGCTGCGCAGACCCAACGAATTCGGTTAACCAGTGCAGTTACGGTGCTTTCATCGGATGATCCTGTACGTGTGTTTCAGGATTTTGCTACACTGGACGGCATTTCGAATGGACGAGCTGAGATTATGGCAGGCCGGGGTTCTTTTATCGAATCATTCCCCTTATTTGGGTATGATTTGGATAACTACGATGAGTTATTCGATGAAAAGCTGGAGCTATTATTGAAAATACGGGAATCCGAGAAAGTTACCTGGAAAGGCGGACATCGGCCGGTAATCAACAATTTGGGCGTGTATCCGCGTCCAGTTCAAAATCCGTTGCCCGTATGGATTGGGAGTGGGGGTAATCAGGAATCTGTGGTTCGTGCAGGCTTGCTCGGATTGCCGTTAGTCCTGGCGATTATTGGGGGTAGTCCTGTACAGTTTGCCCCGTTGGTGGAACTGTATAAAAAAGCCGCTAGGCATGCCGGTCATGATGCATCGCTGCTTCCGGTTGCATCACACTCACATGGTTTTATCGCAGAGACGACTGAGCTGGCAGCGGATAAGTTCTTCCCTTCTACTCAGCAGAGCATGAATGTGCTTGGGCGTGAACGGGGGTGGGGTCCTTACACTCGCTCCAGCTTCGATGCCGCACGCAGCTTTGAAGGAGCGTTGTATGTAGGCGATTCCGACACGGTTGCCAAGAAAATCATCCATCTGCGTAAACAGGTAGGCATTACACGTTTTCTGCTCCACGTACCCGTCGGGACGATGCCGCATGATGATGTCATGAGAGCTATTGAGCTATTGGGAACAGAGGTAGCACCACGGGTGCGTGAAGAGATATCCAAGTGGGAATCCGAAAGTAAATAA
- a CDS encoding DsrE/DsrF/DrsH-like family protein yields the protein MDKRMNLLMFSGDYDKAMAGLILANTARELDVEVTMFFAFWGLFLVRDPDKMTFEDKTIYEKIMGWMTPKGPEELPLSKMNFSGLGKLMLTEMIEDNEAPKLIHFLKGARKKNVKFYACKLSVDIMGFKPEEFIPELEIIEAKTYLKDALESDMQLFI from the coding sequence ATGGATAAAAGGATGAATCTGCTTATGTTCAGCGGCGATTATGATAAGGCAATGGCTGGACTGATTCTGGCAAATACGGCACGGGAATTGGACGTGGAGGTGACGATGTTTTTTGCGTTCTGGGGACTATTTCTGGTTCGTGACCCTGACAAGATGACGTTTGAAGACAAGACGATTTATGAAAAAATCATGGGCTGGATGACTCCAAAAGGACCCGAGGAGCTGCCATTGTCCAAAATGAATTTTAGTGGCCTTGGCAAGCTGATGCTGACGGAAATGATCGAAGATAATGAAGCCCCGAAGCTCATTCATTTCTTGAAAGGAGCGCGAAAGAAAAATGTAAAATTTTATGCCTGTAAGCTATCGGTCGATATTATGGGTTTTAAACCGGAAGAATTTATACCTGAACTGGAAATTATCGAGGCCAAAACGTATCTAAAAGATGCGCTCGAATCCGATATGCAGTTGTTTATATAA
- a CDS encoding aminotransferase class V-fold PLP-dependent enzyme: MLMARIGSSNCRYQPSNEAYFQRYRESTIGYHQTFESPYGQKKLIYADWAASGRLYGPIESKIAKELGPFVANTHTESNLTGTLMTQAYEEAKQIIKGHVHANEHDIVLFAGSGMTGAVNKLQRLLGLKIHEKLKPLYPIAEKERPVIFVTHMEHHSNHISWAETIGDVVCLPPGPGGMVDPTHLERLLLQFQHRPIKIGAFTACSNVTGFEVPIYQLARKMHEHGGVCFIDFSASAPYAEINMHPTDPLEKLDGIVFSPHKFLGGPGTSGVLIMDSRLCLHCAPDQPGGGTVSWTNPWGGYEYKDNIEAREDGGTPAFLQAVRTALCIRLKEQMGQKRLLERKKELTSLLLKNLSTIPGLHILGGGSQERMGIVSFVVGHIHYNLIVKLLNDRFGIQVRGGCSCAGPYGHYLLGIDHQTSKQMTDLIHAGDLSRKPGWVRLSLHPMMTNQEVSYIASSIRAIVENITTWQKDYTYQPESNEWQSMNEHHKIDISKWFNFSD, encoded by the coding sequence ATGCTCATGGCTCGAATTGGAAGCAGTAATTGTAGGTATCAGCCTTCTAACGAGGCTTATTTCCAAAGGTATCGTGAAAGTACAATCGGATATCACCAGACCTTTGAATCTCCATACGGGCAAAAAAAGCTGATTTATGCGGATTGGGCAGCCAGTGGCCGTCTGTATGGACCCATCGAGTCGAAAATAGCAAAAGAATTAGGCCCTTTTGTGGCGAATACGCATACGGAGTCTAATTTGACAGGAACTCTGATGACCCAAGCCTATGAAGAAGCGAAACAAATCATTAAGGGCCACGTTCATGCCAATGAACATGATATCGTCCTGTTCGCCGGGTCCGGTATGACAGGTGCAGTGAATAAGCTTCAGCGGCTGTTAGGATTGAAAATACATGAAAAATTAAAGCCCCTCTACCCCATCGCCGAAAAAGAACGTCCCGTTATCTTCGTTACCCACATGGAGCATCATTCCAATCATATTTCCTGGGCAGAAACCATTGGAGACGTTGTGTGTCTTCCTCCGGGTCCCGGCGGAATGGTCGATCCAACTCATCTCGAACGACTGCTGCTTCAATTCCAGCATCGCCCTATCAAAATCGGCGCCTTTACCGCTTGCTCCAATGTTACAGGGTTCGAAGTACCGATTTACCAGCTAGCCCGCAAAATGCACGAACATGGTGGCGTTTGTTTCATTGATTTTTCGGCAAGCGCACCTTACGCCGAGATCAACATGCACCCCACAGATCCGCTTGAGAAACTGGACGGGATTGTATTTTCACCCCACAAATTTCTTGGGGGTCCCGGTACAAGCGGCGTTTTAATTATGGATTCGAGGCTGTGCCTCCATTGTGCTCCAGATCAGCCCGGAGGGGGCACAGTTAGCTGGACCAATCCTTGGGGTGGATACGAGTATAAAGATAATATTGAGGCCCGTGAGGATGGAGGGACGCCTGCCTTTCTACAGGCCGTTCGAACCGCGCTCTGCATTCGGCTGAAGGAACAAATGGGACAGAAGCGCTTGTTGGAGCGCAAAAAGGAACTGACATCATTATTACTAAAGAACTTGAGTACCATACCAGGGCTACACATCTTAGGAGGAGGCAGCCAAGAACGAATGGGAATCGTTTCTTTCGTTGTCGGCCATATTCACTATAACCTGATTGTAAAACTATTGAATGATCGGTTTGGCATTCAGGTCCGGGGCGGCTGCTCTTGTGCAGGCCCCTACGGACATTATTTGCTGGGCATCGACCACCAAACATCTAAACAAATGACAGACCTGATCCATGCGGGAGACTTATCTCGAAAACCGGGCTGGGTGCGTCTGTCGCTCCATCCCATGATGACGAATCAGGAAGTCTCCTATATCGCCTCTTCCATACGGGCAATCGTGGAAAACATCACGACCTGGCAAAAAGATTATACCTATCAACCAGAATCAAACGAGTGGCAATCTATGAATGAACATCACAAAATAGACATCAGCAAATGGTTTAATTTTAGTGATTAA
- a CDS encoding DUF3243 domain-containing protein: MAEHNHVVNKEGELALNKVDNALNRIDDSKKDDILNNFDSFKSYLSDKIKMAQNIGLNEELIAKAAEKIAGYLAAKEEPRNSEEKLLQELWKAGDKEQQHALAHMLVRMAQSSYK, from the coding sequence ATGGCAGAGCACAATCATGTTGTAAATAAGGAAGGCGAATTGGCATTGAACAAAGTAGATAACGCATTAAATCGGATAGACGACAGCAAAAAGGATGACATTCTGAACAACTTTGACTCATTCAAAAGTTATTTGAGCGACAAGATTAAAATGGCTCAAAATATTGGTCTGAATGAAGAATTGATCGCAAAAGCAGCTGAGAAGATAGCTGGATATCTGGCAGCCAAAGAAGAACCTCGAAACAGCGAGGAGAAGCTCCTCCAGGAGCTGTGGAAAGCGGGGGACAAAGAGCAGCAGCATGCGCTTGCCCATATGCTAGTACGCATGGCACAATCCTCGTATAAATAG
- a CDS encoding zinc ribbon domain-containing protein YjdM, which yields MSNLPNCPECNSEYTYEDRSLFICPECAHEWSTESEASSEDVKVVKDANGNILQDGDSVTVIKDLKVKGSSSVLKIGTKVKNIRLVDGDHDIDCKIDGFGAMKLKSEFVKKN from the coding sequence ATGTCTAATTTACCAAATTGTCCTGAATGTAATTCAGAGTACACTTATGAGGATCGCAGTCTTTTCATTTGCCCGGAATGCGCTCATGAGTGGTCTACCGAGTCAGAAGCAAGCAGTGAAGACGTAAAGGTCGTCAAAGATGCGAATGGTAACATCCTGCAGGATGGTGACTCTGTAACGGTCATTAAAGACCTTAAAGTGAAGGGAAGCTCATCCGTCTTGAAAATCGGGACCAAAGTAAAAAACATCCGTCTGGTGGATGGCGATCATGATATTGACTGCAAAATTGATGGTTTTGGAGCAATGAAGCTAAAATCGGAGTTTGTAAAAAAGAATTAA
- a CDS encoding diacylglycerol/lipid kinase family protein: MKKAMIIVNPSSGKEESLQHVSSVEEILRDQGYVVTVKETAKELDATRFCVNACEEACDLVVSIGGDGTLHETINGFIDQDHRPRLGVIPLGTVNDFARALQIPLSPELAIRTLTSTRVKNVDTGLLNGRMFANVVATGSLAESLSAVSSDDKSMFGTFAYFKEGMKELISHPAHSLIVRYDDKTWEGKSPLFLATLTNSVGGFEKLAPDAAVDDGLLHCFIFKNLNILNTVTASISLFLGNLKDHSDIVYFTAKHVSVSSAEPVSTNVDGEEGPSLPIELGILPRHIEVIVPEEV, translated from the coding sequence ATGAAGAAAGCTATGATCATTGTAAATCCCTCTTCTGGCAAAGAGGAATCCCTCCAACATGTCAGCAGCGTAGAAGAAATTCTACGTGATCAAGGATACGTTGTTACGGTTAAAGAGACGGCAAAGGAACTGGACGCCACCCGTTTTTGCGTTAATGCGTGTGAGGAAGCTTGTGACCTAGTCGTTTCCATCGGTGGGGATGGCACACTTCACGAAACCATCAACGGCTTCATTGATCAAGACCATCGTCCACGACTGGGTGTCATCCCCCTTGGGACAGTCAATGATTTTGCCCGTGCCTTACAAATTCCGCTAAGTCCTGAGCTGGCGATCCGTACACTGACTTCTACCCGCGTGAAAAACGTAGATACGGGCCTCTTAAACGGCCGAATGTTTGCCAATGTGGTTGCCACAGGTTCGCTTGCTGAATCGCTATCAGCTGTATCATCAGACGATAAATCCATGTTTGGCACGTTTGCCTACTTCAAAGAAGGCATGAAAGAGCTTATCAGCCATCCTGCCCACTCACTTATCGTCCGCTATGATGACAAGACCTGGGAAGGGAAATCTCCACTCTTTTTGGCTACGTTAACCAATTCAGTTGGCGGATTCGAGAAACTGGCTCCCGATGCAGCTGTTGACGATGGTCTACTTCACTGCTTTATTTTCAAAAACCTCAATATATTGAACACCGTGACGGCCAGCATATCCTTATTTTTAGGCAACCTGAAGGATCATAGTGATATCGTTTACTTTACCGCAAAGCATGTAAGTGTCAGCTCCGCAGAACCGGTCAGTACGAATGTAGATGGTGAGGAAGGGCCGTCTTTGCCTATCGAGCTTGGTATTTTACCGCGTCATATCGAGGTAATTGTGCCGGAAGAGGTTTAA
- a CDS encoding phosphatidate cytidylyltransferase, which produces MDSSLLTLILIFTALLVIHLIYIVVVKTQPDKDYAAIGLRIKTWWGMFFIFCLATLFNPIVSLLSLMALTFFALKEYFSMIRSRKADRRLFLWAYLAIPVQFYWIYIGWYGMFIVFIPIYVFLLLPLPRLINKGTVGFLRSVSSTQWGLMLMVFGLSHLAYFQFATPQYGAKLVLFLVVLTQLNDVVHYLTSLYFGKRKIVPTSNPNITWEGFAFAFPVTTAASYLIYPYLTPFDLKFGIIFGMLISLSGFFGSLTVSVLKRDLLIGDDDKFDALKKSYLSRVDSLTYTSPVFFHVIRYFFDFM; this is translated from the coding sequence ATGGATAGTTCGCTATTAACGTTAATCCTTATTTTTACAGCCTTATTGGTCATCCATCTGATTTACATAGTAGTAGTCAAAACACAGCCAGACAAAGACTATGCAGCTATTGGGCTTCGCATCAAGACATGGTGGGGCATGTTCTTTATCTTTTGCTTGGCAACTCTTTTCAATCCGATCGTTTCACTGCTTTCCTTGATGGCACTCACCTTTTTTGCGCTAAAAGAATACTTTTCCATGATTAGATCCAGAAAAGCTGACCGCAGATTGTTTTTATGGGCGTACTTGGCGATTCCCGTACAATTTTATTGGATTTATATCGGGTGGTACGGAATGTTTATTGTCTTTATCCCTATCTATGTATTCTTGCTGCTACCGCTTCCGCGATTGATCAACAAAGGAACGGTTGGTTTTTTGCGCAGTGTCAGCTCGACCCAATGGGGACTCATGCTGATGGTTTTCGGGTTGAGTCATCTGGCCTATTTTCAGTTTGCTACGCCGCAATACGGAGCGAAACTTGTACTTTTTCTAGTGGTACTGACGCAGCTCAATGATGTCGTACACTATCTAACATCACTCTATTTCGGAAAGCGGAAAATCGTCCCGACATCCAATCCCAATATAACTTGGGAAGGCTTTGCATTCGCTTTTCCCGTAACTACAGCGGCTTCCTATCTCATCTATCCCTACCTGACGCCGTTTGACCTGAAATTTGGAATTATTTTCGGCATGCTGATCAGCTTGAGCGGTTTCTTCGGCAGCTTAACGGTTTCCGTGCTGAAGCGGGATTTATTAATCGGCGATGATGATAAGTTCGATGCTTTGAAAAAAAGCTACTTAAGCCGGGTGGATAGCTTGACCTACACCTCGCCCGTCTTTTTCCACGTAATCCGTTATTTTTTTGACTTTATGTAG
- a CDS encoding SDR family oxidoreductase, with translation MKIALTGATGQLGSIVVDTLLTFVSANDLIVSVRNPEKAENLRSRGVDVRHGDFDKPETLDQAFAGVDRLLIISADGDNDTRIRQHKAAVDAAVRAGVGFIAYTSAANAADSTLFLAPVHRITEEFIRESGIPYSFLRNNWYLENEAGTIQSVLAGAPWLTSAGSGKVGWATRADYAQAAATVLSGEGHENTIYELSGKPITQEEFAAILAEVLGKDVPVQQVDDATYAEVMLGAGVPEGAIPIVVGIQQAIREGALDVVSNDFEKLLKRPLTPLSQGMSELIKQTQA, from the coding sequence ATGAAAATCGCATTAACAGGAGCAACGGGGCAACTGGGTTCCATCGTGGTAGATACGTTGCTTACATTTGTCTCCGCAAACGATCTTATTGTTAGCGTAAGAAATCCAGAAAAAGCAGAGAACTTAAGGTCTCGTGGCGTCGACGTTCGTCATGGCGACTTTGATAAACCGGAGACGCTGGATCAGGCGTTTGCTGGAGTAGACCGGTTGCTGATTATATCCGCAGACGGGGATAATGATACTAGAATCCGTCAGCATAAAGCGGCTGTTGATGCTGCTGTACGTGCTGGAGTAGGCTTCATCGCCTATACTAGCGCTGCCAATGCCGCTGACAGCACTCTATTCCTTGCACCCGTACATCGCATCACGGAGGAGTTCATTCGTGAGTCAGGCATTCCTTACTCCTTCCTGCGTAATAATTGGTATCTGGAAAATGAGGCAGGCACGATCCAATCCGTACTCGCGGGGGCTCCTTGGCTAACCTCGGCAGGGTCCGGTAAAGTAGGTTGGGCTACCCGCGCAGATTATGCGCAAGCAGCTGCAACCGTTTTGTCTGGCGAAGGGCATGAGAATACAATATACGAGCTCTCCGGTAAGCCGATTACCCAAGAAGAGTTTGCAGCGATACTGGCTGAGGTTCTGGGCAAAGACGTTCCTGTACAGCAGGTGGATGATGCTACGTATGCCGAGGTTATGCTCGGTGCGGGAGTCCCGGAAGGTGCAATCCCTATTGTGGTCGGTATTCAACAAGCGATTCGTGAAGGAGCCCTGGATGTCGTAAGCAACGATTTCGAGAAGCTGTTGAAACGCCCCCTTACGCCGCTTAGCCAAGGAATGAGTGAACTGATCAAGCAAACCCAAGCATAA
- a CDS encoding PLP-dependent aminotransferase family protein, translating to MWLSIDKSVTVPMLRQVYQAIRDRILAGELHAGYKLPSTRVLALQLNVSRNVILEAYEMLLAEGLAIARSGSGTYVAEGAVLPGYVSAPPIEAPASAVESAYSNKMSVISFRTGLPALELFPRKSWADLLQSVCKEAPDLALGYGDPAGEPELRRELADYLVHTRGVKASPEHIVITSGAVQAIQLVTRLLLSAGDEALVEEPTNEDLKSILAATGATLRSMPVDDSGVITADLPQKRHPKLAYLTPSHQFPLGGILPIQRRIELIQYAARTGCLLLEDDYDSEFRYDGAPVHSLQSLDPERVLYVGTFSKILFPALRIGYIVLPSSRVADFIRLKQLADYQTASLEQIVLSRYIRKRLLHKHVHKMKKVYAKRRQVLLNSLEQHFTGQYRVCGRSAGLHLVAEFQFPFREDLPKCLHSQNVFAAQLEGNRLLMGYGHLKENEIREGVRRIRNALQR from the coding sequence ATGTGGTTATCTATCGATAAGAGTGTGACAGTTCCGATGCTGCGTCAGGTGTATCAAGCGATACGGGACCGTATTTTAGCTGGAGAACTGCATGCAGGATATAAACTTCCTTCGACCCGGGTGCTGGCCTTACAGTTGAATGTTTCCCGGAATGTTATCCTCGAAGCTTATGAAATGCTGCTAGCCGAAGGCTTAGCCATTGCACGCTCGGGTTCAGGTACCTATGTAGCGGAAGGGGCCGTCCTTCCAGGTTATGTATCCGCACCGCCTATCGAGGCGCCTGCGTCTGCAGTGGAATCTGCATATTCAAATAAGATGTCGGTAATTTCCTTCCGGACAGGCCTTCCTGCATTGGAATTATTTCCGCGCAAATCATGGGCTGACTTGCTTCAGAGCGTATGCAAAGAGGCTCCTGATCTGGCACTAGGTTATGGCGATCCTGCTGGAGAGCCTGAGTTACGCAGGGAGCTGGCCGACTATTTGGTTCACACCAGAGGAGTGAAAGCCAGCCCGGAACATATTGTAATCACTAGCGGAGCAGTACAAGCGATTCAGCTTGTCACCCGTCTGTTACTGTCAGCTGGAGACGAAGCCCTTGTAGAGGAACCGACAAATGAAGATTTAAAAAGCATTCTGGCGGCCACAGGAGCCACATTGCGGAGTATGCCTGTTGATGATTCGGGAGTTATAACAGCCGATCTGCCGCAAAAGAGACACCCCAAACTGGCATATCTGACACCCTCGCACCAGTTCCCGCTGGGGGGTATCTTGCCGATCCAAAGGCGGATCGAGCTTATTCAGTATGCAGCCCGGACAGGATGTCTTCTGCTCGAAGATGATTATGACAGTGAGTTCCGGTATGACGGGGCGCCCGTCCACTCCTTGCAGAGTCTGGACCCAGAACGGGTGCTATATGTCGGGACGTTTAGCAAAATATTGTTCCCTGCGCTGCGGATCGGCTATATTGTTCTTCCCTCGTCACGAGTCGCTGATTTTATCCGTTTAAAGCAACTGGCGGATTACCAGACAGCGAGCCTAGAACAAATTGTGTTGAGTCGGTATATCAGGAAGCGACTCCTTCATAAGCATGTACATAAGATGAAAAAAGTGTACGCCAAGCGTCGTCAGGTCCTGCTTAATAGCCTGGAACAGCATTTTACAGGGCAATATCGGGTGTGTGGCCGATCGGCGGGTTTACATTTGGTAGCAGAGTTTCAGTTCCCGTTCCGAGAGGATTTGCCGAAATGTCTCCATAGTCAAAATGTATTTGCGGCACAGCTTGAAGGGAACCGGCTGCTCATGGGCTATGGGCATCTAAAGGAAAATGAAATTCGTGAAGGGGTTCGCAGAATCAGGAACGCACTGCAACGGTAG
- a CDS encoding AIM24 family protein: MAFVINNLKDNSNVAITDQLGGFTVLEYITDLSSTSVEAAKNNYYMSKSNMRRKQLMIEINNSEIMMKAGAMQYTVGSMEMTTGVKGVGGLMRNLVSGAVTGTGAIKPHYKGTGTIMLEPTYQYIWLIDVDNDDIAIEDGLFLACDTTLDISVVARSNLSSAALGGEGLFNLSARGKGVLALQAPIPSEEAVVIELQNDVLKVDGNFALMWSNTLQFTVEKSGKTKMGSAASGEGLVNVYRGTGTVWLAPL, from the coding sequence ATGGCTTTTGTCATTAACAATTTAAAGGATAACAGCAATGTTGCCATCACTGACCAATTAGGCGGATTTACGGTACTGGAATACATAACAGATTTGAGTTCCACCTCGGTGGAGGCTGCGAAAAACAACTACTATATGAGCAAAAGTAATATGCGCCGCAAACAACTCATGATCGAAATCAACAATAGCGAGATTATGATGAAGGCGGGAGCCATGCAATATACTGTGGGTAGCATGGAAATGACTACCGGTGTAAAAGGCGTTGGAGGCTTAATGCGAAACTTGGTGTCCGGTGCTGTAACCGGGACAGGTGCCATTAAACCACACTATAAAGGCACGGGTACCATCATGCTGGAGCCTACCTACCAATATATTTGGCTTATTGATGTGGACAATGATGATATTGCCATCGAAGACGGCTTGTTTTTGGCTTGTGATACGACGCTAGACATATCCGTTGTTGCACGTAGTAATCTTTCCTCTGCTGCACTGGGCGGAGAAGGGTTATTTAATTTAAGCGCCCGCGGGAAAGGAGTGCTGGCACTTCAAGCTCCGATCCCTTCCGAGGAAGCGGTCGTTATAGAATTGCAAAATGATGTGCTGAAGGTGGATGGTAACTTTGCCCTCATGTGGTCCAATACCTTACAGTTCACCGTCGAAAAATCCGGGAAAACCAAAATGGGTTCTGCTGCTTCCGGCGAAGGGCTGGTAAATGTGTACAGGGGAACAGGAACCGTATGGTTAGCACCATTATAA
- a CDS encoding DUF1036 domain-containing protein, which translates to MGFNFRNSTNAAIYIAYAYPNFNCSPINYAKIGWYRVDPGQTREVWSGYAGGNTFYYYAESSFGRTWSGSYFTQLPSQAFHWCWNVGCTTCRNLGMRRIPVSPIYASYTINLVSSASQSAPQSGNIRIALPSKQSTEGSLVVRIPRTAKKLKQGKPLSSNRVAVPTKLRKN; encoded by the coding sequence ATGGGTTTCAATTTTCGCAACAGTACTAATGCGGCTATCTATATTGCTTACGCTTATCCGAACTTCAACTGTAGTCCTATCAACTATGCCAAGATTGGCTGGTATCGTGTAGATCCTGGGCAGACAAGAGAAGTTTGGAGTGGATATGCCGGAGGCAATACGTTCTATTACTATGCCGAAAGTAGCTTTGGACGCACATGGTCAGGTTCTTATTTTACCCAGCTCCCTAGCCAGGCCTTCCATTGGTGTTGGAACGTAGGATGTACGACCTGTAGGAATTTAGGTATGCGGCGGATTCCTGTCAGTCCAATCTACGCAAGTTACACCATCAACCTGGTTAGCAGCGCTAGCCAAAGCGCACCTCAATCCGGGAATATCCGCATAGCCTTGCCTTCCAAACAAAGCACAGAAGGATCCTTAGTTGTAAGAATACCTAGAACGGCTAAAAAATTGAAACAGGGAAAACCTCTGTCATCCAACCGTGTTGCAGTACCTACAAAACTGAGAAAGAATTGA